A single genomic interval of Dromiciops gliroides isolate mDroGli1 chromosome 1, mDroGli1.pri, whole genome shotgun sequence harbors:
- the LOC122738409 gene encoding 28S ribosomal protein S25, mitochondrial-like, giving the protein MLKSSVKVMTVNCNTHPELSKGARKFVFFNIPQIQYKNPWVQIGMFKNMAPLPFLHFYLDSGEQVLVEVEDKSNKEIMQDIRKILGKNDEVLTMEEQEKKKLSHPANWTQKILSVGKYL; this is encoded by the coding sequence ATGTTGAAGAGCTCAGTTAAGGTCATGACAGTGAATTGCAATACCCACCCAGAGCTGAGCAAGGGAGCCAGGAAATTTGTGTTTTTCAACATTCCTCAGATTCAGTACAAAAATCCTTGGGTGCAAATAGGGATGTTCAAGAACATGGCACCATTGCCGTTTCTACACTTTTATTTAGATTCTGGTGAACAGGTCTTGGTGGAAGTAGAGGACAAGAGCAACAAAGAGATCATGCAGGATATCAGAAAGATCTTGGGGAAAAATGATGAAGTCCTCACGATGGAGGAGCAAGAGAAAAAGAAGCTCTCTCACCCAGCTAACTGGACTCAAAAAATATTGTCTGTTGGAAAGTATCTGTGA